From Hermetia illucens chromosome 6, iHerIll2.2.curated.20191125, whole genome shotgun sequence, one genomic window encodes:
- the LOC119660117 gene encoding microprocessor complex subunit DGCR8 isoform X2: MEDENSAAKRPRLEASQDGSQERPPESKCPFAAERGAAKKSNKVEEPGSLIDDELRQFQVLDEVQGDEDGTGSECDEEGSDGGDSSEFDLDENELENMLDEALPEDLKKRKQVPYEERFKTVVEEKGRNHFDVLPEGWLQVTHNSGIALYLHKSSRVCTVSRPYFLGPGSVRKHELPISAIPCLNYRRALEKEEEERQKLQNGLTEVSTANPSSTENSQEAITAGPGSDSRDKPNIDENSSQNDSQGNGTRPVGPLTNENSTPPNPLRALHNAKIETVTENLKAQSLTAAQVNEYCRKLFHFKTIRVMRFKSWSARRKFTVNRKKIKNLQRPTLPDGTKFITFPVPANDANGNPNNHRGRKEWIMNPNGKSYVCILHEYAQHAIKKQPTYEFKELENPATPYSASVTINGLQYGTGYGTSKKQAKSEAAREALEVLIPEMRDKITSVKSGNSSTNNYKHLSVFDEIRIEDPRVTEFCEKTTEPTPHAILLTCLQRNFGLGDVKINYQVNPLKHKKNEFTMTVGKHTATVVCKNKRDGKQLASQAILQILHPHIKSWGSLLRLYGNHSVKTTKEKKQEEQEITVLQSKAAINQPNYAILDKLKLEMTKLGDSRAAIKSIGTFIPPSDVELPTASSSNLNNVEL; encoded by the exons ATGGAGGACGAAAACTCAGCCGCGAAAAGGCCTCGTCTGGAGGCTTCTCAAGATGGATCGCAGGAACGACCACCTGAAAGCAAATGCCCGTTCGCAGCTGAAAGGGGAGCTGCGAAGAAATCCAACAAGGTCGAGGAGCCGGGCAGCTTGATTGATGATGAATTGCGGCAGTTCCAAGTGCTGGACGAGGTGCAAGGAGACGAGGATGGAACCGGATCTGAATGCGATGAAG AAGGTAGTGACGGTGGGGACTCTTCCGAATTCGATTTGGATGAAAACGAACTAGAAAACATGCTGGACGAGGCACTCCCGGAGGACTTGAAGAAGCGGAAGCAAGTACCATACGAGGAGAGGTTTAAGACGGTTGTGGAAG AGAAGGGACGCAATCACTTCGACGTTTTGCCTGAAGGATGGCTTCAAGTTACGCACAACAGTGGCATTGCTTTGTACTTACATAAATCTTCGCGTGTTTGCACAGTTTCTCGGCCATATTTCCTTGGGCCGGGAAGTGTTCGG AAACACGAACTTCCAATTAGCGCAATTCCATGTCTTAACTATCGACGGGCTCTTgagaaagaagaggaagaacGACAAAAACTTCAAAATGGATTGACCGAAGTATCGACAGCAAACCCTTCGTCAACGGAAAATTCTCAAGAAGCTATCACAGCTGGTCCAGGATCAGATTCCCGCGACAAACCTAACATAGATGAGAATTCTAGTCAAAACGATAGCCAAGGCAATGGAACGAGACCGGTTGGTCCTCTTACAAATGAGAATAGTACACCGCCTAATCCACTGCGCGCACTGCACAATGCAAAAATCGAAACCGTCACAGAGAATCTGAAAGCTCAAAGTCTGACAgcagcacaagttaatgaataTTGTAGGAAATTGTTCCATTTCAAAACGATTCGTGTGATGCGGTTCAA ATCCTGGTCGGCACGGCGGAAATTTACAGTAAatcgaaagaaaataaaaaatctacaaCGTCCAACACTTCCCGACGGAACAAAGTTCATAACGTTTCCTGTTCCTGCCAATGATGCCAATGGTAATCCCAATAATCATCGCGGGCGAAAAGAATGGATTATGAATCCCAATGGCAAGAGTTACGTTTGTATATTGCATGAATATGCACAGCATGCTATCAAGAAGCAACCCACCTATGAATTTAAGGAATTGGAAAACCCGGCGACACCATATTCGGCATCAGTTACGATAAACGGTTTGCAATATGGCACTGGCTATGGAACTAGCAAGAAACAGGCGAAATCAGAAGCAGCCCGTGAAGCTCTAGAAGTTTTAATACCCGAAATGCGAGATAAGATTACTTCCGTTAAGTCAGGAAATTCGAGTACCAATAACTATAAACATTTGTCG GTTTTCGACGAAATTAGAATCGAAGATCCTCGAGTTACTgaattctgtgaaaaaacaaCTGAACCTACGCCACATGCAATCCTTTTGACCTGTCTTCAAAGAAATTTTGGCTTAGGTGATGTAAAAATCAACTATCAAGTTAACCCTCTAAAGCACAAGAAAAATGAATTCACGATGACCGTGGGTAAACACACCGCCACTGTTGTCTGCAAGAATAAACGCGATGGGAAGCAGCTTGCATCTCAAGCTATTCTTCAG atcctccatcctcatataAAATCCTGGGGCTCATTACTTCGTCTCTATGGCAATCATTCCGTGAAAACTACCAAAGAGAAAAAGCAAGAGGAGCAGGAAATAACTGTGCTCCAAAGTAAGGCGGCCATAAATCAACCCAACTATGCAATCCTGGACAAATTGAAATTGGAAATGACTAAATTGGGTGATTCGCGAGCTGCTATAAAGTCGATTGGAACGTTTATACCGCCCAGTGATGTGGAACTGCCAACCGCGTCATCTTCAAATCTGAACAATGTCGAGCTATAA
- the LOC119660431 gene encoding zinc metalloproteinase nas-4-like, protein MSSSLGTCLTLVYFVLIYCGTQAYSLIIQNRNKIDLSHLGARMYGKPRADVGREVDRYYQNFQFDKNPEELGQYADGDILIPRPTPKNGVVGESYRWPNGVIPFEIRGTFSSQEMQTIKTAIAAYHKNTCIKFVPRKDIDKDYVSIQASPSGCWSSVGRTGGQQIVNLQSPGCLVKVGTAIHELMHAVGFLHEQNRPERDEFVAIQYENVQKGAEVNFAKAKGGTSNGFGVSYDYGSIMHYSMNAFSSNGQATIVPLKSTRAKIGQREDFSSGDKQKIWNMYNCKSSTSSSGFKPDFASAIETVPNIISGLIGLFFPDESDAEEIRNTK, encoded by the exons ATGTCTAGTTCTTTGGGAACATGTTTAACGCTAGTGTACTTTGTGTTAATTTACTGTGGGACTCAAGCTTATTCATTGATAATTcagaatagaaataaaataGATTTATCTCATTTGGGTGCAAGGATGTACGGAAAACCCAGGGCAGATGTTGGAAGAGAGGTTGACAGATATTAccagaattttcaatttgataAAAATCCCGAGGAGTTGGGTCAGTATGCAGACGGTGATATTCTGATTCCAAGACCAACCCCCAAGAATGGTGTTGTTGGGGAGAGTTATCGATGGCCGAATGGAGTAATACCTTTTGAAATACGTGGAACATTTA GTTCACAAGAAATGCAAACAATTAAAACCGCAATTGCTGCATACCACAAAAATACTTGCATAAAGTTCGTTCCTCGTAAAGATATCGACAAGGATTACGTTTCCATTCAAGCAAGTCCTAGTGGATGTTGGTCGAGTGTCGGGCGAACAGGAGGTCAACAGATTGTTAATTTGCAAAGTCCTGGTTGCCTTGTGAAAGTCGGTACAGCTATTCATGAGCTAATGCACGCCGTAGGATTCTTGCATGAACAAAATCGTCCTGAACGCGATGAATTCGTTGCTATTCAATATGAAAATGTACAAAAAGgagccgaagtgaattttgcaAAGGCGAAAGGTGGTACGTCAAATGGATTTGGTGTCAGTTATGATTATGGAAGTATCATGCATTATTCAATGAATGCATTTTCGAGTAATGGACAGGCGACTATTGTGCCATTG AAATCAACGAGGGCGAAAATTGGTCAGCGTGAGGACTTTTCGAGTGGAGATAAACAGAAAATCTGGAATATGTACAATTGTAAATCATCGACTTCGTCGTCAGGATTCAAGCCAGATTTCGCAAGTGCAATTGAAACGGTTCCCAATATTATCAGCGGATTAATTGGACTGTTTTTTCCCGACGAAAGTGACGCCGAAGAAATACGAAATACGAAATAA
- the LOC119660117 gene encoding microprocessor complex subunit DGCR8 isoform X1 translates to MEDENSAAKRPRLEASQDGSQERPPESKCPFAAERGAAKKSNKVEEPGSLIDDELRQFQVLDEVQGDEDGTGSECDEEGSDGGDSSEFDLDENELENMLDEALPEDLKKRKQVPYEERFKTVVEEKGRNHFDVLPEGWLQVTHNSGIALYLHKSSRVCTVSRPYFLGPGSVRKHELPISAIPCLNYRRALEKEEEERQKLQNGLTEVSTANPSSTENSQEAITAGPGSDSRDKPNIDENSSQNDSQGNGTRPVGPLTNENSTPPNPLRALHNAKIETVTENLKAQSLTAAQVNEYCRKLFHFKTIRVMRFKSWSARRKFTVNRKKIKNLQRPTLPDGTKFITFPVPANDANGNPNNHRGRKEWIMNPNGKSYVCILHEYAQHAIKKQPTYEFKELENPATPYSASVTINGLQYGTGYGTSKKQAKSEAAREALEVLIPEMRDKITSVKSGNSSTNNYKHLSDYFQVFDEIRIEDPRVTEFCEKTTEPTPHAILLTCLQRNFGLGDVKINYQVNPLKHKKNEFTMTVGKHTATVVCKNKRDGKQLASQAILQILHPHIKSWGSLLRLYGNHSVKTTKEKKQEEQEITVLQSKAAINQPNYAILDKLKLEMTKLGDSRAAIKSIGTFIPPSDVELPTASSSNLNNVEL, encoded by the exons ATGGAGGACGAAAACTCAGCCGCGAAAAGGCCTCGTCTGGAGGCTTCTCAAGATGGATCGCAGGAACGACCACCTGAAAGCAAATGCCCGTTCGCAGCTGAAAGGGGAGCTGCGAAGAAATCCAACAAGGTCGAGGAGCCGGGCAGCTTGATTGATGATGAATTGCGGCAGTTCCAAGTGCTGGACGAGGTGCAAGGAGACGAGGATGGAACCGGATCTGAATGCGATGAAG AAGGTAGTGACGGTGGGGACTCTTCCGAATTCGATTTGGATGAAAACGAACTAGAAAACATGCTGGACGAGGCACTCCCGGAGGACTTGAAGAAGCGGAAGCAAGTACCATACGAGGAGAGGTTTAAGACGGTTGTGGAAG AGAAGGGACGCAATCACTTCGACGTTTTGCCTGAAGGATGGCTTCAAGTTACGCACAACAGTGGCATTGCTTTGTACTTACATAAATCTTCGCGTGTTTGCACAGTTTCTCGGCCATATTTCCTTGGGCCGGGAAGTGTTCGG AAACACGAACTTCCAATTAGCGCAATTCCATGTCTTAACTATCGACGGGCTCTTgagaaagaagaggaagaacGACAAAAACTTCAAAATGGATTGACCGAAGTATCGACAGCAAACCCTTCGTCAACGGAAAATTCTCAAGAAGCTATCACAGCTGGTCCAGGATCAGATTCCCGCGACAAACCTAACATAGATGAGAATTCTAGTCAAAACGATAGCCAAGGCAATGGAACGAGACCGGTTGGTCCTCTTACAAATGAGAATAGTACACCGCCTAATCCACTGCGCGCACTGCACAATGCAAAAATCGAAACCGTCACAGAGAATCTGAAAGCTCAAAGTCTGACAgcagcacaagttaatgaataTTGTAGGAAATTGTTCCATTTCAAAACGATTCGTGTGATGCGGTTCAA ATCCTGGTCGGCACGGCGGAAATTTACAGTAAatcgaaagaaaataaaaaatctacaaCGTCCAACACTTCCCGACGGAACAAAGTTCATAACGTTTCCTGTTCCTGCCAATGATGCCAATGGTAATCCCAATAATCATCGCGGGCGAAAAGAATGGATTATGAATCCCAATGGCAAGAGTTACGTTTGTATATTGCATGAATATGCACAGCATGCTATCAAGAAGCAACCCACCTATGAATTTAAGGAATTGGAAAACCCGGCGACACCATATTCGGCATCAGTTACGATAAACGGTTTGCAATATGGCACTGGCTATGGAACTAGCAAGAAACAGGCGAAATCAGAAGCAGCCCGTGAAGCTCTAGAAGTTTTAATACCCGAAATGCGAGATAAGATTACTTCCGTTAAGTCAGGAAATTCGAGTACCAATAACTATAAACATTTGTCG GATTATTTTCAGGTTTTCGACGAAATTAGAATCGAAGATCCTCGAGTTACTgaattctgtgaaaaaacaaCTGAACCTACGCCACATGCAATCCTTTTGACCTGTCTTCAAAGAAATTTTGGCTTAGGTGATGTAAAAATCAACTATCAAGTTAACCCTCTAAAGCACAAGAAAAATGAATTCACGATGACCGTGGGTAAACACACCGCCACTGTTGTCTGCAAGAATAAACGCGATGGGAAGCAGCTTGCATCTCAAGCTATTCTTCAG atcctccatcctcatataAAATCCTGGGGCTCATTACTTCGTCTCTATGGCAATCATTCCGTGAAAACTACCAAAGAGAAAAAGCAAGAGGAGCAGGAAATAACTGTGCTCCAAAGTAAGGCGGCCATAAATCAACCCAACTATGCAATCCTGGACAAATTGAAATTGGAAATGACTAAATTGGGTGATTCGCGAGCTGCTATAAAGTCGATTGGAACGTTTATACCGCCCAGTGATGTGGAACTGCCAACCGCGTCATCTTCAAATCTGAACAATGTCGAGCTATAA
- the LOC119659003 gene encoding eukaryotic translation initiation factor 2-alpha kinase-like, translating into MKIPWPFKKQCSFRKLRNLLLTSIILIPITAVVITEAEPPKVGKNLPEDVGDTLEKLSFCSDDNQHTINRRLLYVTTLDGKMSALDIANKGKLHWTISTDPGALISSSIHRLELTNNGQWVRMIPSLSGSLYKFDGETLDPIPITAENLLSSSFKFSDDLVVSGGKETQTYGVSVRTGQVLYKCSINGCINETETTSRFGPPRSGEDSNLLDEHDPLIDDVLVIRRQTQTVRAVEPRTGTERWNFSVGHHEMEVLKSTDCHDRPFSNVDLAVLDMDIKVIVPKGMIYAFSKQDPETVLWEYKFDHPIVSAWRNDASDSIQTIDLFGAAQWLWNGGAEGVNSETALISPSVYLGMYQKQLYIQESRSLARLVTDETKKISQHLITNESNLPQIPWKPYPVSSSALAVMKTEDDKVIHDDEKSTYALSVLYASEYVNGDGFYLYTQSDLNETQKALCEDDNTTKKPEEEFDFNFEEADTPVKIIVVSLWYWWKEIIVIALTTALIVNLALSPKIRREREFVVIEKHIPVPTANEATEESFTSSRSAKRSISESSGDNFVSRFTTDFDFIQCLGKGGFGVVFEAKNKLDDCNYAVKRIILPNKKESRDRVLREVKTLANCEHQHIVRYFQAWLESPPPGWQEQEDRKWLLSNELQSTSIDIETPDGTTLPPFPNDSNFSNSGILEQRDKKLASWISNLNSVPEDLSNFNEDMMKRSSVALDWNRDESSSFIQFREDSKASNESFSKSPLPNGDDAEDSDSFEIEFQHSKKGESSIADETGNNNDSTTDSYAVSNNKVAKMKNMKRHMSLDLTSQGDVIVPIPDRCPQKVYLYIQMQLCRKQSLKEWMRECKAIERHPRVKNVFEQIVEAVGYVHLKGLIHRDLKPSNIFFSLEGQIKIGDFGLVTDTYETPSPSSVDNAPPFFETRRTQQVGTRLYMSPEQLQGRPYDHKVDIFSLGLIFYELLVDFDTEMERIITLEKLRKGQFPHDFQEKFVAEYNLLRSMLAPAPRDRPSTAEIKTMLAPVGNGSGDALDAQSRSDIVLQLPSNLENVVRSTVKFGIAEND; encoded by the exons ACTTTTATATGTAACCACACtcgatggcaaaatgtcagctCTCGATATTGCCAACAAGGGAAAATTACATTGGACCATTTCAACTGATCCGGGAGCACTGATTTCCTCGAGCATTCATCGACTTGAACTTACAAACAACGGCCAATGGGTTCGCATGATTCCATCACTCAGCGGCAGCTTATATAAATTCGATGGCGAGACCTTGGATCCTATACCTATCACTGCAGAAAATCTTCTTAGTTCTTCCTTCAAATTCTCTGATGATTTAGTTGTATCTGGTGGCAAAGAGACACAAACGTACGGAGTATCAGTCCGGACGGGTCAAGTTCTCTACAAATGTTCTATAAATGGTTGCATTAATGAAACGGAAACAACCTCGCGATTTGGACCGCCCAGGTCAGGAGAAGACAGCAATTTGCTGGACGAACATGATCCCTTGATAGATGATGTTCTTGTGATTCGACGACAGACACAAACTGTTCGAGCTGTTGAACCTCGAACGGGGACTGAAAGATGGAACTTTAGTGTGGGACATCATGAAATGGAGGTTTTGAAAAGCACAGATTGTCACGATAGACCGTTTTCGAATGTGGACTTGGCTGTTCTTGATATGGATATAAAGGTTATTGTGCCAAAGGGAATGATTTACGCGTTTAGTAAGCAGGATCCGGAGACGGTGTTGTGGGAGTATAAG ttTGATCACCCAATTGTAAGCGCTTGGCGTAATGATGCGAGCGATAGCATACAAACAATAGATCTCTTTGGTGCAGCCCAGTGGCTATGGAATGGCGGGGCGGAAGGGGTGAACAGCGAAACTGCTCTGATCTCTCCTTCCGTTTACCTAGGGATGTATCAAAAGCAGTTATACATACAG GAATCTCGGTCACTTGCTCGCCTAGTAACCGACGAAACAAAGAAAATCTCTCAGCATTTAATTACAAATGAGTCGAATTTACCTCAAATACCGTGGAAACCGTATCCAGTCTCGAGTTCAGCGTTGGCTGTTATGAAAACTGAAGATGACAAAGTTATCCATGACGATGAGAAAAGCACTTATGCGTTATCTGTTCTCTATGCATCTGAGTATGTGAACGGGGATGGATTTTACTTGTATACTCAGTCGGACCTGAATGAAACGCAAAAGGCCCTTTGCGAAGATGATAACACGACAAAAAAACCCGAAGAAGAATTTGACTTTAACTTTGAAGAAGCGGATACCCCTGTTAAAATAATTGTCGTGTCTTTGTGGTATTGGTGGAAGGAAATTATTGTAATCGCTCTTACCACGGCTTTGATTGTCAACTTGGCACTCTCGCCAAAGATTCGACGGGAGCGCGAGTTCGTTGTGATTGAGAAACACATTCCAGTACCCACAGCAAACGAAGCAACTGAAGAATCATTCACGAGCAGCCGAAGTGCGAAGAGAAGCATATCAGAGTCGAGCGGGGACAATTTCGTTTCTCGCTTCACTactgattttgatttcattcaaTGCCTTGGAAAGGGTGGTTTCGGGGTAGTTTTCGAGGCTAAAAATAAACTAGACGATTGCAATTACGCCGTGAAAAGAATTATTCTGCCGAATAAGAAAGAGTCTCGCGATCGAGTTTTGCGTGAAGTCAAAACTTTGGCTAACTGCGAACATCAGCATATTGTCAGATATTTCCAGGCTTGGTTGGAGAGTCCTCCGCCTGGATGGCAAGAACAGGAAGACAGGAAGTGGTTGCTTAGTAATGAGCTTCAGTCCACTTCGATTGATATCGAAACACCGGATGGAACTACATTGCCACCATTTCCCAATGACTCTAACTTTAGCAACAGCGGTATCCTGGAACAACGCGACAAAAAACTTGCATCCTGGATTTCTAATCTGAACAGCGTGCCGGAGGATCTTAGCAACTTCAATGAGGACATGATGAAGCGTTCTTCAGTAGCTTTGGATTGGAATCGTGATGAAAGTTCGTCATTCATTCAGTTCCGTGAAGACAGCAAGGCGAGTAATGAAAGTTTCAGCAAAAGCCCATTGCCAAACGGGGACGATGCAGAGGATTCCGActcatttgaaattgaatttcagcATTCGAAGAAAGGGGAGAGTAGCATAGCAGACGAAACAGGCAACAACAACGATTCAACAACCGACTCATATGCCGTTTCAAACAACAAAGTCGCAAAAATGAAAAACATGAAGCGTCATATGTCTCTGGACTTGACGAGTCAAGGAGATGTAATAGTACCGATTCCGGATCGATGTCCGCAGAAAGTTTACCTTTACATTCAAATGCAACTGTGCCGGAAGCAAAGCTTAAAAGAATGGATGCGCGAGTGTAAGGCGATAGAGCGACATCCTCGCGTGAAAAATGTTTTCGAACAGATTGTCGAGGCGGTGGGCTACGTCCATCTGAAAGGTTTGATTCACCGCGATCTCAAGCCCAGTAACATTTTCTTCTCACTTGAGGGACAAATAAAGATTGGCGACTTTGGTCTCGTCACGGATACATATGAAACGCCGAGCCCCAGTAGTGTCGATAACGCACCACCATTTTTCGAAACACGTCGAACCCAGCAAGTAGGCACACGTTTGTATATGTCGCCGGAGCAGCTGCAGGGACGTCCATATGACCACAAAGTGGACATCTTCTCGCTGGGGTTAATCTTTTACGAATTACTTGTTGATTTCGACACTGAAATGGAGCGTATCATCACACTAGAAAAGTTACGGAAGGGACAGTTTCCGCATGATTTCCAGGAAAAGTTCGTAGCTGAATATAATTTGTTGCGTTCCATGTTAGCGCCTGCACCACGAGACCGGCCTTCGACCgcagaaataaaaacaatgcTTGCGCCCGTGGGCAACGGGAGCGGCGACGCTTTAGATGCACAGTCAAGGAGTGATATTGTGTTACAGTTACCATCTAATTTAGAGAATGTTGTCCGTTCGACTGTTAAGTTTGGAATCGCAGAGAACGATTGA